The Pongo abelii isolate AG06213 chromosome 11, NHGRI_mPonAbe1-v2.0_pri, whole genome shotgun sequence genome includes a window with the following:
- the RTP5 gene encoding receptor-transporting protein 5 has translation MDGARADMWASTFTLAMAKRKPQDVWVLLPEHNLVPGRLDGGGVQYLLVGLSRLQCSHCPGTWDSAHVHVLFHLWWDRASRRGLVKMRIWGQRCRLCSAPGDCQVRPPGEQPFLSRLVLHILQDCYGDGLGPARHPREAYEGCCEACELGVCFLQKAPDPAWSANTSKGNFPATAWGGTGAISRGKLLPTPGDDLGKGGGVIAIPFSLVGTSNDQVPIAEGPATPAGASLPVTGSRGALVIGQGFPVAIGDPLFHGPGLLGSGIQTFELKGFLFKGRGSLCSPVGVAQGWGPISLNNGLVPAGKHTPTVFYCVGLSASGEGSLTFPSSLTSIFTNTLLEATDGPVATKEASVTFPFIFTDVKDAVAEVAEGNGKEGGGQGLVPAGHDPLPETNAGGLPSQVKGSLARSYPADVQGTDSFTDITEGKEKGGGLVTTGHNAPLEVNAEGPITVSEGSITIPFSVFDVIKRKGGGHVAYGPQGNGCVSQGYYQKRRLRSRFHKARCGCRREEDERPGRACRRPHAEPYEDFWIWVSMTVCVFWLMCMCRLNPGIYLQQV, from the exons ATGGACGGGGCTCGGGCAGACATGTGGGCCAGCACCTTCACCCTGGCCATGGCCAAGAGGAAGCCCCAGGACGTCTGGGTTCTGCTACCTGAGCACAACCTGGTCCCAGGACGCCTGGACGGCGGTGGTGTCCAGTACCTGCTGGTGGGGCTCTCGAG GCTCCAGTGCAGTCACTGTCCGGGGACCTGGGACTCGGCCCATGTGCACGTCCTCTTCCACCTGTGGTGGGACAGGGCCAGCCGCCGGGGGCTGGTGAAGATGCGCATCTGGGGCCAGCGGTGCAGGCTGTGCTCTGCTCCCGGGGACTGCCAGGTGAGGCCCCCAGGCGAGCAGCCCTTCCTcagcaggctggtcttgcacaTCCTGCAGGACTGCTACGGGGATGGCCTCGGCCCAGCCCGGCACCCCAGGGAGGCCTATGAGGGCTGCTGTGAGGCCTGTGAGCTAGGGGTCTGCTTCCTCCAGAAGGCCCCAGACCCTGCCTGGAGCGCCAACACCTCAAAAGGCAACTTCCCCGCCACGGCCTGGGGTGGCACTGGCGCCATCTCCAGGGGCAAACTGCTGCCCACCCCTGGTGACGACCTCGGCAAGGGTGGCGGTGTCATCGCCATCCCCTTCTCCCTTGTGGGCACCAGCAATGACCAGGTGCCCATCGCTGAGGGCCCTGCCACCCCTGCAGGGGCCTCTCTCCCTGTGACCGGCAGCCGTGGGGCCCTGGTCATCGGCCAGGGCTTCCCGGTGGCCATTGGAGACCCCCTCTTCCACGGCCCCGGCCTCCTCGGCAGCGGCATCCAGACCTTCGAGCTCAAAGGCTTCCTCTTCAAAGGCCGGGGCTCCCTCTGCAGCCCCGTTGGCGTGGCCCAGGGCTGGGGCCCCATCTCCCTCAACAATGGCCTCGTCCCTGCGGGGAAACACACGCCAACCGTGTTCTACTGCGTGGGCCTCTCGGCCAGTGGGGAGGGCTCCctcaccttcccctcctccctcaccaGCATCTTCACCAACACCCTCTTGGAGGCCACTGATGGCCCTGTGGCCACTAAAGAGGCCTCCGTCACCTTCCCCTTCATCTTTACTGATGTCAAGGATGCCGTTGCTGAGGTGGCTGAAGGCAACGGGAAGGAAGGAGGTGGCCAGGGCCTCGTCCCTGCGGGTCACGACCCCCTGCCAGAGACCAATGCTGGTGGCCTCCCCTCCCAGGTCAAGGGCTCCCTTGCCCGCTCCTACCCTGCTGATGTGCAAGGCACAGACTCCTTTACTGACATCACTGAAGGCAAAGAGAAGGGAGGTGGCCTGGTCACCACGGGTCACAACGCCCCTCTGGAGGTCAATGCCGAGGGCCCCATCACGGTTAGTGAGGGCTCCATCACCATCCCCTTCTCAGTCTTCGATGTCATAAAGCGCAAGGGCGGTGGCCACGTTGCCTACGGCCCCCAGGGCAATGGCTGCGTCTCCCAAGGCTATTACCAGAAGAGGCGGCTGAGGTCCAGGTTCCACAAGGCCCGCTGTGGGTGCCGCCGGGAGGAAGACGAGCGCCCTGGCCGCGCCTGTCGCAGGCCGCACGCCGAGCCCTACGAGGACTTCTGGATCTGGGTGTCCATGACCGTGTGCGTCTTCTGGCTGATGTGCATGTGTCGGCTGAACCCCGGGATCTACCTACAGCAAGTGTGA
- the LOC112132371 gene encoding large ribosomal subunit protein eL21-like: MTNTKGKRRGTQYMFSRPFRKHGVVPLATYMRIYKKGDIVDIKGMGTVQKGMPHKCYHGKTGRVYNITQHAVGIVVNKQVKGKILSKRINVRIEHIKHSKSRDSFLKRMKENDQKKKEAKEKGTWVQLKRQPAPPREAHFVRTKGKEPELLEPIPYEFMA, from the coding sequence ATGACgaacacaaagggaaagaggagaggcaccCAATATATGTTCTCTaggccttttagaaaacatggagttgttcctttggccacatatatgcgaatctataagaaaggtgatattgtagacatcaagggaatgggtactgttcaaaaaggaatgccCCACAAGTGTTACCATGGCAAAACTGGAAGAGTCTACAATATTACCCAGCATGCTGTTGGCATTGTTGTAAACAAACAAGTTAAGGGCAAGATTCTTTCCAAGAGAATTAATGTGCGTATTGAGCACATTAAGCACTCTAAGAGCCGAGATAGCTTCCTGAAACGcatgaaggaaaatgatcagaaaaagaaagaagccaaagaaaaaggTACCTGGGTTCAACTAAAGCGCCAGCCTGCTCCACCCAGAGAAGCACACTTTGTGAGAACCAAGGGgaaggagcctgagctgctggaacctattccctatgaattcatggcataa
- the FAM240C gene encoding protein FAM240C, producing the protein MVGKNMSKSLTLKNPGRVAYDSGGIKMFWEKKIEHHARHLQNEDMRVRRSALNKLRVGWAEQLEGRNKMLQGPGRCPDRVPEAAESLHTKDKMAA; encoded by the exons aacATGAGTAAAAGCCTCACTCTGAAGAATCCTGGAAGAGTAGCATATGATTCAGGCGGGATAAAGAtgttttgggagaaaaaaatcgAGCATCACGCAAGACACCTGCAGAACGAGGACATGAGGGTTCGCAGAAGCGCCTTGAACAA GCTCCGCGTGGGATGGGCTGAGCAGCTGGAGGGGAGGAACAAGATGCTGCAGGGCCCAGGGAGGTGCCCAGACAGGGTCCCGGAGGCCGCTGAGTCCCTCCACACCAAGGACAAGATGGCGGCCTGA